The Pedobacter roseus genome contains a region encoding:
- the rplP gene encoding 50S ribosomal protein L16 has translation MLQPKRTKFRKMQKGRMKGLASRGAELAFGSFGIKSLEATWITSRQIEAARIAVTRFMKREGQVWIRIFPDKPVTKKPAEVRMGKGKGAPEYWVAVVRPGRVIFEAEGVPLEVAKEALRLAAQKLPIQTKFVVRRDYVEA, from the coding sequence ATGTTACAGCCAAAAAGAACGAAGTTCAGGAAGATGCAAAAAGGCAGAATGAAGGGTTTAGCTTCTCGTGGAGCTGAATTAGCATTCGGATCTTTCGGTATCAAATCTCTAGAAGCTACTTGGATCACAAGTCGTCAGATAGAGGCTGCCCGTATTGCCGTAACTCGTTTCATGAAACGTGAAGGGCAAGTATGGATCAGGATCTTCCCGGACAAACCGGTAACTAAAAAACCTGCTGAGGTACGTATGGGTAAAGGTAAGGGTGCTCCTGAGTATTGGGTAGCAGTTGTAAGACCTGGACGTGTAATTTTCGAAGCTGAAGGTGTGCCTTTAGAAGTTGCTAAAGAAGCATTACGTTTAGCCGCACAAAAATTACCAATCCAAACCAAATTCGTAGTACGTAGAGATTACGTAGAAGCATAG